A single Triticum dicoccoides isolate Atlit2015 ecotype Zavitan chromosome 2A, WEW_v2.0, whole genome shotgun sequence DNA region contains:
- the LOC119354226 gene encoding uncharacterized protein LOC119354226 has protein sequence MAYRAKSYAQKKVLGDEDKQYLRIRDYLQTLLNKNPGSVAIVTTEPNLEPHINPNPMFSGLFVSFHAQIQGFLSGCRPFIGLDGCFVKLANGAQVLAASARDGNNNMFPLAFGVVNIEDTDNWTWFLQTLESAIGQGEQHGGWTIMSDREKGLLSAVTKIFPHCEHRFCKRHVLANFSRAGFRGEIYKEYFDKVVYACTLSEYNISMDNLKAYDVEAWKWVRSIPKEHISRHAFRTRSKTDLVVNNLSEVFNKYILDYRDKPIRTMMELIRTRVMTRFCLKRKGCESVGWDITPVMSEKLESAKSKARYCTAHQFGVGLWQVNYTDKTYEINLLNKTCGCFRFQLCGVPCEHACAAIFRAKERPENYVDDFFKLETYKKAYEHMIYPVPHESEWIKTSSPDIEPPGYTVQPGRPNKNRIKGPEESGPAYARARKGTVQCGNCKELGHNVKGCDKPLRAYLALRVRKHVPLATRTQGSNANPPPAPNPEPRGTPTAGATTTSSVRGKVAAKKPRSSAPAARTTTPTAAPTESSRGRGRGASKASKGTPKTSTGKGRGRGAPKASAAKFQVQESQASSSSAAAVGRGRGSAGSGRAATVQPGYVQNRAYGRSSSGRMHSWFTIGASAAARDDGAREE, from the exons ATGGCATATAGGGCTAAATCTTATGCCCAAAAGAAGGTTCTTGGGGATGAAGACAAGCAGTATCTTAGAATTAGAGACTACTTGCAGACATTGTTGAACAAAAATCCTGGAAGCGTCGCTATAGTTACCACTGAGCCAAATCTCGAGCCACATATCAATCCTAATCCTATGTTCAGTGGGCTGTTTGTGAGCTTTCATGCACAGATTCAAGGGTTTCTCTCCGGTTGTAGGCCATTTATTGGATTAGATGGTTGTTTTGTCAAGCTAGCTAATGGTGCGCAAGTTTTAGCTGCTTCTGCAAGAGATGGCAACAACAACATGTTTCCTCTAGCTTTTGGAGTGGTTAACATAGAGGACACTGACAATTGGACATGGTTTTTGCAAACACTGGAGTCAGCAATTGGACAGGGCGAGCAACATGGTGGATGGACAATCATGTCAGATAGGGAGAAG GGATTACTTTCAGCAGTCACAAAGATTTTTCCACATTGCGAACATAGATTTTGCAAAAGACATGTCCTTGCAAACTTCTCCAGAGCTGGATTCAGAGGTGAAATCTACAAGGAATACTTTGATAAGGTTGTTTATGCATGCACTTTGAGCGAGTACAATATTTCCATGGACAACTTGAAGGCTTATGATGTAGAAGCTTGGAAGTGGGTTAGATCAATACCCAAGGAGCACATTAGTAGGCATGCATTCAGAACAAGATCCAAGACTGATCTTGTTGTGAACAACCTCAGTGAGGTTTTCAACAAATACATCCTTGACTATAGAGACAAGCCAATTCGTACCATGATGGAGCTCATCAGGACTAGAGTTATGACTAGATTTTGTTTGAAAAGAAAAGGATGTGAGTCAGTGGGCTGGGATATCACACCTGTCATGAGTGAGAAATTAGAATCAGCTAAGAGCAAAGCAAGGTATTGCACAGCTCATCAATTTGGTGTTGGGCTTTGGCAAGTAAACTACACCGACAAGACCTATGAAATAAACCTGCTTAACAAGACTTGTGGTTGTTTCAGATTTCAGTTGTGTGGTGTTCCTTGTGAACATGCTTGTGCAGCTATATTTAGGGCTAAGGAAAGGCCTGAGAATTATGTTGATGATTTCTTCAAGTTGGAAACTTACAAGAAAGCATATGAACACATGATATACCCTGTTCCACATGAATCTGAGTGGATTAAGACATCAAGTCCAGACATTGAACCACCAGGTTACACTGTTCAAccaggaaggccaaataaaaatagaATAAAAGGGCCTGAGGAGAGTGGTCCTGCTTATGCAAGAGCAAGAAAAGGAACAGTGCAGTGCGGAAATTGCAAGGAACTTGGTCACAATGTCAAGGGCTGCGACAAGCCACTAAGAGCATATCTTGCTCTTAGGGTTAGAAAACATGTG CCTTTGGCAACAAGAACACAGGGGAGCAATGCCAATCCACCACCTGCACCTAATCCAGAACCTAGAGGTACTCCAACAGCGGGTGCAACAACAACTAGTAGCGTGAGAGGAAAAGTAGCTGCAAAGAAGCCTAGAAGTTCAGCACCGGCAGCACGTACGACTACTCCCACTGCTGCTCCAACAGAATCTAgtagggggagaggaagaggagcatCCAAAGCATCTAAAGGTACTCCTAAAACATCAACTGGtaaggggagaggaagaggagcaccTAAAGCATCTGCAGCTAAATTCCAG GTCCAAGAATCACAGGCATCATCATCAAGTGCTGCTGCAGTTGGGAGAGGAAGAGGGTCGGCTGGAAGTGGAAGGGCGGCTACAGTTCAACCTGGTTATGTACAAAACAGAGCTTACGGAAGAAGTTCAAGTGGCAGAATGCACTCCTGGTTCACCATTGGTGCTAGTGCAGCTGCTAGAGATGATGGTGCTAGAGAGGAATAG
- the LOC119354228 gene encoding uncharacterized protein LOC119354228 encodes MAELRPRPSCRLALLACLCLFLLAAAPPLALARAAPAADSIHKLLRSHGLPGGLLPRGVESYTLDEGNGLLEARLSAPCYATYDNGDLAFFDTVMRGNLSFGALRGCEGLAQEELFMWLPVKGILVSDPGSGVILFDIGYAHKRLSRSLFEEPPDCKPSASTSMGAVEAARWRDSPGVPGLRERIEAGGGEEHLDQK; translated from the exons ATGGCGGAGCTACGGCCTCGCCCTTCCTGCCGGCTTGCCCTCCTAGCCTGCCTCTGCCTCTTCCTGctggccgccgcgccgcccctcgcgCTCGCCCGCGCGGCGCCCGCCGCCGACTCGATACACAAGCTACTGCGCTCGCACGGCCTCCCCGGCGGGCTGCTCCCGCGCGGCGTCGAGTCCTACACCCTGGACGAGGGGAACGGCCTGCTCGAGGCGCGGCTGTCGGCGCCGTGCTACGCGACGTACGACAACGGCGACCTGGCTTTCTTCGACACCGTGATGCGAGGGAATCTCAGCTTCGGCGCGCTCCGCGGCTGTGAGGGGCTGGCTCAGGAGGAGCTCTTCATGTGGCTCCCGGTGAAAGGCATCCTCGTCTCCGACCCGGGCTCCGGCGTCATCCTGTTCGACATCGGCTACGCGCACAAGAGGCTCTCGAGGTCGCTCTTCGAGGAGCCGCCGGACTGTAAGCCGTCAGCCAGCACCAGTATGGGCGCCGTCGAAGCCGCCAGGTGGAGGGATAGTCCAG GTGTTCCTGGGCTGAGGGAGAGGATAGAGGCAGGAGGAGGAGAAGAGCACCTGGACCAGAAGTGA